The Desulfuromonas sp. genomic interval TGGCAGCGGCCGGAGCGCAGACCGCAAATATTGGTCTGTTTGAAATCGACACCAATGATACCTGGGTGCGCGATTACGGACCGATCTCCATCTATGAAAAATCAATAGCGGTGCCGCTCGATTTCCAATTCAACGGTTGGGGCGAGCGGTTCGAGTATCGACTCGACAACCAGGCAACTTCGAGGCTCGCCGATTACGGACTTTTCGCCGCCGGAAGCAGGTCGGTCCCGATGATCCTCGAGGGCGGCAGCATCGAAACCGACGGCAAGGGTTCTCTGCTGACAACCAGCCGCTGTCTACTTAATCAGAACCGGAACCCGGCGATGACGAAAAACGACATCGAAACAGCACTTGCATCGACAATCGGAATCGAACAGTTCTTGTGGCTTGAATCGGGGATGTTGCACGGCGATGACACCGATGCGCACGTCGACATCCTGGCCCGTTTTGCCCCAAACGATACCATACTGTATACCAGTTGCGACAACCGGCATGATGCCCATTTCGTGGAACTGGAAGCGATGCGCCGGGAGCTCGAATCATTCCGGACGACCAGAGGTGAAAGGTTTAACCTTGTCCCTTTACCTCTTCCGGCTCCGAAAATTGACAGTTCCGGGAAGCGGCTGGCGGCAACCTACGCCAACTTCCTGATCATCAATGACGCCGTTCTGGTTCCGGTATATGATGACCCGAAGGATGACACAACCTGCCAGATTATCGCTTCAACC includes:
- a CDS encoding agmatine deiminase, which produces MEIRFPAEWEKQDGILLSWPHQDTDWSQILDQVEPLYLSIAAAVSRFEKVLIIAPDISDLGDRLAAAGAQTANIGLFEIDTNDTWVRDYGPISIYEKSIAVPLDFQFNGWGERFEYRLDNQATSRLADYGLFAAGSRSVPMILEGGSIETDGKGSLLTTSRCLLNQNRNPAMTKNDIETALASTIGIEQFLWLESGMLHGDDTDAHVDILARFAPNDTILYTSCDNRHDAHFVELEAMRRELESFRTTRGERFNLVPLPLPAPKIDSSGKRLAATYANFLIINDAVLVPVYDDPKDDTTCQIIASTFPEREVIPINCLPLISQGGSLHCATMQLPEGVLA